The following proteins are co-located in the Candidatus Poribacteria bacterium genome:
- the nusB gene encoding transcription antitermination factor NusB has product MSLRRRSRIVAMQILYQIQLTASPVPIVTERFWESQDTSVELRPFALELVKGTTAHLEAIDTVLQNTSKNWQLHRMPVVDLSILRCATYEILYIDDIDPATSINEAIEIAKSYSTPDSPKFINGILDNIQKSASNSKT; this is encoded by the coding sequence ATGTCTCTTCGTAGGCGATCTCGCATCGTTGCGATGCAAATACTGTATCAGATCCAACTCACCGCCTCGCCAGTACCAATCGTTACAGAACGGTTTTGGGAAAGTCAAGACACATCGGTAGAACTCCGACCTTTCGCTCTGGAACTTGTTAAAGGCACGACTGCGCATCTGGAAGCAATTGATACAGTCCTTCAAAACACATCCAAAAATTGGCAACTTCACCGGATGCCTGTCGTCGATCTCTCTATTCTGCGATGTGCAACTTATGAGATTCTCTATATCGACGATATTGATCCAGCAACCTCGATCAACGAGGCGATTGAGATCGCTAAATCTTACAGCACGCCAGACTCCCCTAAATTTATCAATGGTATCTTGGACAATATCCAAAAAAGTGCCAGCAATTCCAAAACGTGA
- a CDS encoding DUF2090 domain-containing protein, which translates to MNDISSGKLRGIMKLADANGRFKMMAIDQRGSMVQALADALNKDNAEVQYEDVAALKTLITRILSPNSTAVLTDPIYGHPYSIGEIPRDVALLLAYEESGYVSEGVAENERLSNPIENWSIAKAQRAGADAIKLLAYYHPDASAETLEHQQAFVRHVGDECEKQDLPFLLELVSYALEGTTKSVAFAKQKPDLVIRSVAEFIDPSYKVDILKLEFPADLKYTADYQDASFYAGDSAYELAEVKEICQKLDETSTLPWVILSAGVDIEEFIENVDLATGAGASGFLCGRAIWKDAVQYYPDTGAVKQFLQNEATTNFKNANAAAENALPWFEHRQFGGVENVQITKQSATWYQDY; encoded by the coding sequence ATGAACGATATTTCCTCTGGTAAATTGCGGGGTATCATGAAACTCGCAGATGCGAATGGTCGCTTTAAAATGATGGCGATTGATCAACGGGGTTCTATGGTACAGGCACTCGCAGATGCGCTTAACAAGGATAACGCTGAAGTCCAATACGAAGATGTTGCAGCCCTGAAAACTCTGATTACTCGCATCCTTTCCCCAAATTCAACAGCGGTTCTCACCGACCCAATTTACGGGCACCCCTACTCTATTGGCGAGATTCCACGGGATGTCGCATTGTTGTTAGCCTATGAAGAATCAGGCTATGTCAGCGAAGGGGTTGCCGAGAACGAACGCCTCTCCAATCCGATTGAAAACTGGAGCATCGCTAAGGCACAGCGTGCCGGTGCAGATGCCATTAAACTCCTCGCCTATTACCACCCTGATGCCTCCGCTGAAACCCTTGAACACCAGCAAGCCTTTGTGCGTCATGTCGGGGATGAATGCGAAAAGCAGGATTTGCCGTTTTTGTTGGAATTAGTGAGTTATGCGCTTGAAGGCACCACCAAGAGCGTTGCCTTCGCAAAACAGAAACCCGACCTTGTGATTCGGAGCGTCGCGGAGTTCATAGATCCAAGTTACAAAGTCGACATTCTGAAGTTAGAATTTCCTGCCGATCTGAAATACACAGCGGATTATCAAGATGCCAGTTTTTACGCAGGAGACTCGGCGTATGAACTCGCTGAAGTGAAGGAAATCTGCCAGAAGTTAGATGAAACCTCAACACTCCCCTGGGTAATTTTGAGTGCCGGTGTGGATATTGAAGAATTCATTGAAAACGTTGATCTCGCGACCGGTGCCGGTGCGAGTGGTTTCCTCTGTGGCAGAGCCATCTGGAAAGATGCTGTCCAATACTATCCTGACACTGGGGCGGTTAAGCAGTTCTTGCAGAACGAAGCAACAACGAACTTCAAGAACGCGAACGCTGCGGCGGAGAACGCGTTACCGTGGTTTGAGCATCGCCAGTTTGGGGGTGTAGAAAACGTTCAGATCACCAAGCAATCCGCAACGTGGTATCAGGACTATTAA
- a CDS encoding YjgP/YjgQ family permease → MRILARYILKEFLPPFIIALICFTFILIFDDLFRLTKLFVQKGISPVYLVELLLYVMPASVVLSLPMAALVAILLSLGRLSTNNEIIAMKAHGVAFHHLMLPLLGIAVVLSVADLALMDYALPRANLAYATLKRDIQRHNPTFVLEEATVMKELEREGKLWMYESTDAKSGRMQDVKIWDGIWTGRPRFSHAQEGTLGFENGRAVLTLYDGLTYEPTTDNLDGYRITKFQQQQLALQLTEDLERGALQNQTPRSMTIVQLKAFINKLEASVPTSQNPDYTRSRLRLAEVEYHKKFSIPFACLAFGLMGVPLGLMVKQGGKMIGFGIGLTVILVYYLLLQIGQSAGLNGMVSPALAMWLPNIVIGAFGIFLSVRMIGEGTLRTWRARDKLTLVVNRKAES, encoded by the coding sequence ATGAGAATATTAGCGCGGTATATACTTAAAGAATTTCTTCCACCATTCATCATAGCACTTATCTGTTTTACCTTTATCCTCATCTTCGATGACCTTTTTCGGTTGACGAAGCTTTTCGTGCAAAAGGGGATAAGTCCGGTTTACCTTGTTGAGTTGCTCCTCTATGTGATGCCCGCTTCGGTTGTGTTATCTCTTCCGATGGCGGCTTTGGTCGCGATTTTACTTTCTCTCGGAAGACTCTCTACCAATAATGAAATTATCGCAATGAAAGCACACGGGGTCGCTTTCCATCATCTGATGCTTCCGCTTTTAGGCATAGCAGTGGTGCTGAGCGTCGCTGATCTCGCATTGATGGACTACGCACTACCAAGGGCAAATCTCGCTTACGCCACACTCAAACGCGACATTCAAAGACACAATCCGACGTTCGTTCTGGAAGAAGCCACCGTTATGAAGGAGCTGGAGAGAGAAGGCAAGTTATGGATGTACGAATCCACAGATGCTAAGAGCGGACGCATGCAGGATGTCAAAATATGGGATGGTATTTGGACTGGACGCCCTCGGTTCAGTCACGCGCAAGAGGGGACCCTCGGTTTTGAAAATGGCAGAGCCGTGCTCACGCTTTACGATGGACTCACTTATGAACCGACAACCGATAATTTAGATGGATATCGTATAACAAAGTTCCAGCAACAACAACTTGCACTGCAGTTGACCGAGGATCTGGAGCGTGGTGCCTTACAGAACCAAACACCACGGTCAATGACTATTGTCCAACTCAAGGCATTCATCAATAAGTTAGAAGCCTCCGTCCCAACGAGTCAGAATCCTGATTATACCCGTAGTAGACTCCGTTTGGCGGAGGTTGAATACCACAAAAAGTTTTCTATCCCTTTCGCGTGTTTAGCGTTCGGATTAATGGGCGTGCCCCTTGGGTTGATGGTAAAACAGGGAGGTAAGATGATTGGGTTTGGCATCGGCTTAACTGTCATCTTGGTTTACTACCTCCTGCTTCAAATCGGTCAAAGTGCGGGTTTGAACGGCATGGTATCCCCTGCCCTTGCCATGTGGCTTCCCAATATTGTTATTGGTGCGTTCGGCATTTTTCTGAGTGTCCGCATGATAGGCGAAGGAACGCTGCGGACGTGGCGTGCCCGAGACAAGCTGACGCTTGTCGTCAATAGGAAAGCCGAATCTTGA
- a CDS encoding YjgP/YjgQ family permease, with protein sequence MLNILDRYLLREYLKAFFVGLLFFIALIIIVRLLDKDIKKFDDDVAYITAVKIVLYQAPRRIMEVVPVAAFVAIFFVLGRMVQSNEFTAMKAGGLSVYRLLVPIVIVMIVICGFFALFYNRVAAPAFHEAHLLQNNVRPRRGRNIVFKGKGDRIFYSQRIALDARKIQQLTIYEHDTEGKLARVTFAKAAEWTATHWQLTDGYIRHFEGGIEVGYDAFDRHAIERYEDPARFIGSEKDPRAMTIEELRQQITYKQEAGQISRKEQVKLYHKTAYPFAAVVVVMLGAPIAIRFGRAGFFAGLVMAFFLSFIYWALSFATLEGLSESGKLHPFLACWGANILYAAVGGIMIWRTPK encoded by the coding sequence ATCTTGAATATTTTAGATCGATACCTGCTTCGCGAATACCTGAAAGCCTTTTTTGTGGGGCTTTTATTTTTTATTGCACTGATTATTATCGTCCGTTTGCTGGATAAGGACATCAAGAAGTTTGATGATGATGTCGCTTATATAACGGCTGTTAAAATCGTTCTCTACCAAGCACCTCGTCGGATTATGGAGGTAGTGCCTGTTGCTGCATTTGTCGCTATCTTTTTTGTGCTGGGTAGGATGGTCCAAAGCAACGAGTTCACTGCTATGAAGGCGGGGGGGCTTAGCGTTTACCGGCTCCTCGTTCCTATTGTGATTGTAATGATCGTTATTTGTGGATTCTTCGCGCTTTTTTATAACCGAGTCGCGGCACCCGCCTTTCATGAAGCACATCTTTTACAAAATAACGTTAGACCGCGTCGCGGCAGAAACATCGTCTTCAAAGGCAAGGGCGACCGTATTTTTTACTCGCAGCGAATTGCTTTGGACGCACGTAAAATCCAACAACTCACCATCTATGAACATGATACAGAGGGGAAACTCGCTCGCGTAACCTTCGCAAAGGCAGCGGAGTGGACCGCTACCCACTGGCAACTAACGGATGGATACATTCGCCACTTTGAAGGCGGGATAGAGGTTGGTTATGATGCCTTCGATAGGCATGCGATTGAACGATACGAGGATCCTGCCCGTTTTATCGGGAGTGAAAAAGATCCGAGAGCGATGACCATTGAAGAACTCCGCCAGCAGATCACCTATAAGCAGGAAGCCGGACAGATTTCGCGCAAAGAGCAGGTAAAGTTGTATCACAAAACAGCGTACCCGTTCGCGGCTGTCGTTGTTGTTATGCTTGGCGCGCCTATTGCTATCCGTTTTGGGAGAGCAGGTTTCTTCGCGGGGCTCGTGATGGCTTTCTTCCTCTCTTTTATCTATTGGGCACTCTCCTTCGCAACACTTGAGGGATTGAGTGAAAGCGGAAAACTTCATCCCTTTCTTGCCTGTTGGGGCGCGAACATCCTCTACGCTGCTGTCGGAGGTATCATGATCTGGCGCACCCCGAAATAA
- the ggt gene encoding gamma-glutamyltransferase codes for MNLHKREYGTVAGPHPRTAKAGFEMLLAGGNAVDAAVAAAFAEGVVEPSHNGIAGYGGCVLIYRKQRQDVIAIDYNTAAPAAASEEMFTIEDAPDVPAGYRVPGRVNVHGPLSIGVPGVVAGLCSTLEEFGSLPLTEVLQPAINSARYGYAPNSANRGGMAGNAERWKQDFPETARVFLKNGRPPKKGETLTNPELARTLEAVAEGGHAAFYEGSIAETIANHIQELGGCLTVDDLKNYRPIITEPYRIQYRDYSVYTAPLGAGGLTTLQMLRLVEGFDVAAMSVSERFHLFAEAMKVCWPERLRRFGDPTFVDIDIETELSDSFTATLSEKLKAGLEAPQPGEVVYHEPMNCTSHISTADAQGNMVSLTQTHGGGFGSMVTVPGTGLLFGHGVGRFDPRPGIANSVGPGKRPLHNMAPFLATRDGKPFATYGIPGGRTIPNNQFNISVSLFDLRGSMQSALDAPRLHTDGAEPIQVEPRAGEETLAALRELGHEVTRSAGIGGPGHGVRVSDDGTHHDGGTDPRGEGKVMTK; via the coding sequence GTGAATTTACACAAACGGGAATATGGGACCGTCGCTGGACCACACCCTCGCACTGCGAAAGCAGGGTTTGAAATGCTCCTTGCGGGTGGGAACGCCGTTGATGCCGCTGTTGCCGCTGCTTTTGCGGAAGGTGTTGTAGAGCCTTCGCACAACGGTATCGCGGGTTACGGAGGCTGTGTTCTTATCTATCGCAAGCAGAGGCAAGATGTCATCGCAATAGACTACAACACTGCAGCACCGGCTGCTGCTTCCGAGGAAATGTTTACGATTGAAGATGCCCCCGATGTGCCTGCTGGCTACCGAGTGCCCGGACGTGTAAACGTTCACGGCCCCTTGTCTATCGGTGTGCCGGGGGTCGTCGCTGGCTTATGCTCGACTTTAGAGGAGTTCGGGAGTCTGCCACTCACAGAAGTCCTGCAACCCGCCATCAATTCTGCCCGCTACGGTTATGCGCCGAACAGCGCGAACCGCGGGGGGATGGCAGGAAATGCGGAACGATGGAAACAGGACTTCCCCGAAACGGCACGTGTTTTCCTCAAAAATGGTAGACCCCCGAAGAAAGGGGAAACACTCACCAATCCCGAACTCGCCCGAACTTTGGAAGCGGTTGCTGAAGGCGGACACGCCGCATTCTATGAAGGTTCTATAGCGGAAACAATCGCAAACCACATTCAGGAATTAGGTGGATGCCTAACCGTGGATGACCTCAAGAACTACCGTCCGATCATCACAGAACCTTACAGAATTCAGTATCGAGACTACTCGGTCTATACAGCACCGCTCGGTGCTGGTGGCCTGACCACTTTACAGATGCTTCGGTTGGTAGAGGGGTTTGACGTCGCAGCGATGTCTGTCTCTGAAAGGTTCCATCTTTTCGCTGAAGCCATGAAAGTCTGCTGGCCCGAAAGACTCCGTCGATTTGGGGATCCAACTTTCGTTGATATAGATATTGAAACGGAACTCTCCGACAGTTTCACGGCTACACTCAGTGAAAAATTGAAGGCTGGGCTTGAAGCACCGCAACCAGGAGAGGTGGTCTACCACGAACCGATGAACTGCACGAGTCACATCTCTACTGCGGATGCACAGGGGAATATGGTATCTCTTACGCAAACGCACGGGGGTGGCTTCGGTTCAATGGTGACAGTCCCAGGCACAGGACTCCTCTTCGGACACGGTGTCGGACGTTTCGATCCCCGACCGGGAATTGCGAACTCAGTGGGACCGGGTAAACGCCCACTTCACAACATGGCACCGTTTCTCGCCACGCGGGATGGCAAACCTTTCGCTACTTACGGTATCCCCGGCGGCAGAACCATCCCGAACAATCAGTTTAACATTAGCGTGAGTCTCTTCGATTTGCGGGGATCGATGCAAAGCGCACTCGACGCGCCACGCCTCCATACAGACGGTGCTGAACCGATCCAAGTCGAACCTCGTGCGGGTGAAGAGACGCTCGCAGCACTACGCGAACTCGGGCACGAAGTCACCCGGAGTGCAGGTATCGGGGGTCCAGGACACGGTGTTCGCGTCTCGGACGATGGAACGCATCATGACGGTGGGACGGATCCGCGTGGTGAAGGTAAGGTAATGACGAAATAA
- a CDS encoding NAD(P)-dependent oxidoreductase → MAYLITGGMGCIGTYVIRDLLTAGEKVVVYDFAYDLTIPKMVLTDEHLEGFTFVQGDITDLPHILRTVQDHEIDRIIHLASWQVPACNANPPEALKVVCEGTINILEAARIFKLKRVVWASSVAVFGAPEDYNHEQILNDAPHYPKFIYGACKSLNERYAMHYFDAYGVDSIGLRFTAVYGVGRTRGMSSFTTQMIEAVALGKPHVCPFGDDAVDWQYVEDVSRSIVISCTCRTTQTRVFNVKGGIRPVKDGVAYLKTLVPDAQIELEPGVFGISWDYDATPIAEEMGFTPDYTMERGILKTFNRFRERAGLAQI, encoded by the coding sequence ATGGCATATCTGATCACCGGTGGCATGGGGTGCATCGGTACTTACGTCATCCGCGACCTATTGACCGCCGGTGAAAAGGTAGTCGTTTACGATTTTGCTTACGACCTAACGATTCCGAAAATGGTCCTCACGGATGAACACCTTGAAGGGTTCACCTTTGTGCAGGGGGACATCACCGATCTGCCGCATATCTTACGCACTGTCCAAGACCATGAGATTGATCGGATCATCCATCTCGCCTCGTGGCAGGTGCCAGCGTGCAATGCGAATCCACCAGAAGCGTTAAAGGTGGTTTGCGAAGGCACGATCAACATATTGGAAGCGGCTCGTATTTTCAAACTCAAACGTGTCGTGTGGGCAAGCAGTGTGGCTGTCTTTGGAGCACCCGAGGATTACAACCACGAACAGATTCTCAATGATGCGCCCCACTATCCAAAGTTTATCTATGGGGCGTGCAAATCCCTCAACGAAAGATACGCGATGCACTATTTTGATGCCTACGGTGTGGATTCGATCGGACTTCGGTTTACTGCGGTCTATGGGGTCGGTAGAACCCGGGGCATGAGTTCATTCACGACGCAAATGATCGAAGCAGTGGCGTTAGGTAAACCACACGTCTGTCCGTTCGGCGATGATGCCGTGGATTGGCAGTATGTAGAGGATGTGTCTCGTTCGATCGTTATCTCTTGTACCTGTCGAACAACGCAAACACGCGTCTTCAATGTGAAGGGCGGTATCCGACCTGTCAAGGACGGCGTGGCATACCTCAAGACCTTGGTGCCAGATGCCCAGATTGAGCTGGAGCCAGGGGTGTTTGGAATCTCGTGGGACTACGACGCAACACCTATCGCTGAGGAGATGGGGTTTACGCCTGATTACACGATGGAACGTGGAATTCTGAAAACGTTCAATCGCTTCCGGGAGCGCGCGGGGTTGGCGCAGATATAG
- a CDS encoding Rieske (2Fe-2S) protein — protein sequence MSQFIKAATTDQIEPGKCIGVKVEGVFIGIYNVKGEYYAMNNICPHLGGVLSYGFLDNNCVTCPLHMWEFDVTTGECVWPGEEKLPTYPVKVEGEDILVNVETPLM from the coding sequence ATGTCACAATTTATAAAAGCCGCGACAACCGACCAGATTGAACCCGGTAAATGTATTGGTGTGAAAGTTGAAGGTGTTTTCATCGGTATCTACAATGTGAAAGGCGAGTATTACGCCATGAACAACATCTGCCCACACCTCGGTGGGGTTTTGAGTTACGGCTTTTTAGATAACAACTGTGTTACCTGCCCACTCCACATGTGGGAGTTTGATGTGACGACAGGCGAATGTGTGTGGCCGGGTGAGGAGAAATTACCCACCTATCCTGTTAAAGTGGAGGGTGAAGACATCCTTGTGAATGTGGAAACGCCTCTCATGTAG
- a CDS encoding isoprenylcysteine carboxylmethyltransferase family protein produces the protein MKRIGNFFFKIRSFTPIPFILALLYFAEPVWYTVGIGALFIAAGEFLRIWAVGYAGASTRARTLGAARDLVTTGPYSYVRNPLYLGNFLLSLGVCFVVNVYWLVAVLVVGYFLQYLPIIAVEESYLMESCGPAYQAYRDRVPRFIPKLRSYPEPSPHDFSWTRAIKSEKRTLTAIACVIGLMFTRQIIGTL, from the coding sequence ATTAAAAGAATTGGCAACTTCTTCTTCAAAATTCGCAGTTTCACGCCTATCCCTTTCATCCTCGCACTCCTCTATTTTGCTGAACCTGTGTGGTACACTGTAGGCATTGGCGCGTTGTTCATTGCTGCAGGTGAGTTTCTCAGGATATGGGCGGTCGGATATGCCGGAGCCTCCACCCGTGCGCGGACACTCGGTGCCGCCCGCGATCTCGTCACAACAGGTCCCTATAGTTACGTCCGCAATCCACTCTATCTCGGTAATTTCCTGCTCAGTCTCGGTGTTTGTTTTGTTGTGAATGTCTATTGGCTCGTAGCCGTGTTAGTTGTTGGGTATTTCCTCCAATACTTACCGATTATTGCAGTAGAAGAGTCGTATCTGATGGAATCCTGTGGTCCCGCCTATCAGGCATACCGAGACCGAGTTCCCCGCTTTATTCCCAAACTTCGTTCCTATCCCGAACCCTCTCCACACGATTTCTCTTGGACACGCGCCATCAAAAGCGAAAAGCGGACTTTAACAGCGATTGCCTGCGTCATCGGCTTGATGTTCACAAGACAGATTATAGGTACACTATAG
- a CDS encoding polyprenyl synthetase family protein, whose protein sequence is MQKTGQDPSPTKHLVATYLSDVKSKVDACIFDFLPTTHKHPDVHQLYQMMLDYPRRAAKGLRPALCMLMCEAFGGDTQRAVNTAASLELLQNWLLIHDDIEDGSELRRGEPCLHQKHGIPMAINVGDALHCKMWEMLHRNTEILGHQLAFRILSEFIQLSNQVVEGQHIELSWVSDNRWNLDEDDYLTMCIQKTAWYTCITPCRVGAIIGGASETEIDGLVELGKELGVAFQIQDDVLNLIGDVGRYGKEIAGDISEGKRTLVLIHLINACSSAEAKQVIDIMARPRDEKTEAEVESVLHLMQKYKSITYAQQRSQALLQEAAGRFQNNFAHLPDGRAKQLFFSLIRFFVEREY, encoded by the coding sequence ATGCAGAAAACTGGACAAGACCCCTCACCCACAAAGCATCTTGTCGCAACATACCTCAGCGATGTCAAAAGTAAGGTCGATGCCTGTATTTTTGATTTTCTCCCGACTACCCACAAGCACCCGGATGTCCATCAGTTGTACCAGATGATGTTAGACTACCCGCGCCGCGCCGCGAAAGGGTTACGTCCCGCGCTCTGCATGCTCATGTGTGAGGCGTTCGGCGGTGATACACAGCGCGCCGTTAACACGGCTGCTTCCCTTGAACTCCTCCAAAATTGGCTCCTGATTCACGACGATATTGAAGATGGTTCCGAGCTGCGCAGAGGCGAACCGTGTCTCCATCAAAAACACGGCATTCCAATGGCTATCAACGTTGGGGACGCGCTCCATTGCAAGATGTGGGAGATGCTGCACCGAAACACGGAGATTCTCGGACATCAACTCGCCTTCCGAATTTTATCGGAATTCATACAACTCAGCAACCAAGTCGTTGAGGGACAGCACATTGAATTGAGTTGGGTGAGCGATAACCGCTGGAATCTCGATGAAGATGACTACTTAACGATGTGCATCCAGAAAACCGCATGGTATACCTGTATCACACCCTGTCGGGTGGGGGCAATCATCGGGGGCGCGAGTGAAACAGAAATAGATGGACTCGTAGAACTCGGTAAAGAGCTCGGCGTCGCCTTTCAAATTCAGGACGATGTCCTTAACCTGATTGGGGATGTCGGCAGGTATGGAAAAGAGATCGCCGGGGATATTAGTGAAGGCAAGCGGACCCTCGTCCTTATTCATCTTATCAATGCTTGCAGCTCCGCTGAAGCCAAGCAGGTGATTGACATCATGGCACGTCCCCGCGATGAGAAAACCGAGGCTGAAGTCGAGAGCGTGCTCCACTTAATGCAAAAATATAAATCCATCACCTATGCCCAACAGCGGTCTCAGGCACTCTTACAGGAAGCCGCTGGACGGTTTCAGAACAATTTTGCCCATCTCCCTGATGGACGGGCAAAGCAGTTGTTTTTCTCTTTAATCCGTTTTTTCGTTGAACGTGAATACTAA